cttcctctgctctgcTCCCGGATTCTGCTTTGCTTGTTGGTGTTGCTAGGTATCTCGAGGACCCAAGCACACAATCCATCTCCCCCTCTGTTTATTTTGCTCTTTGTTTTGTGTTCTTAGTTATTGTCGCTCTCTGCTTCTGCCCTATCTTGCTCCTGATCGTTCTTCGGTCTCTACTCTACTGAGTGTTGCGCTTCGTCGAGGCCCTCTGCCCTATCTTGATTCCTTCTCCTTCCGTTGCCTTCACTTTACTCCATCTGTTTTGTGTGGTATTTTGCATCATCTGCTTCTACCTTTACCTGACATGTGGTATGATTTAATCTCACTTGTagaggagaagagaagaggaaggggcAGATCTATCATCTATGGGCAACTGCAAGAGTTCATGTATGTAGCTCTCTTATAAACTGAAAGTTAGGTGCAATTTACAGCATTAATTCCTTGGCAAAAGTCAGGGTAAGAAGATGACATCCTAGCTCTGAATTGAAGAGCACTTACTCTCACCATCATGCTCATAAATTAGCAAGATgcctagctagtcatgtgttgagtATATCACTCTCCTTATGTAGAAACACAAAGCTGTTTGAGTGCTGGTCTTGATGTCTTATTGGTTAGAAGCAATACTACAATGCTAATGACATAGTACTAGAAGCAAGTACCTGAATGATATCTTGTTGATTGGAAACACAGTGTCTTCTGCCTTATTCTACCCCTGATTGGTGACATGAATAAATATGTGCATCCAAGATTTTGATTCATTTATTAATCAGAAGATAAAAAACTTATATGCATGTATCCCATTCTTGCGGTAGTCGATATTGTAGTTTGTTTATTTGGATCTGCAACATGACATGAATTTTATCATAGCCTGTTCTCTCtttctttgttttgtaattttaaGTTATTGCATTTGTGCAAATATCAGCTCGGGCACTGCTAGGAAAAGCCCATGTTGTTCCGGATGCTGAATGGAGGATGCAGGACTTTGGAAAGACCCATGTTCCAGATCTAGAATGGAGGATTCATGACTTCTCATCGCTGCTTGAGACGGGAGCTAAGTCAGCAACATCTGCCACTTTTCACTGCTCTGGGTATAACTGGTATGCACCATAATTGCAAAAGAAACTCTGCAAAATTCAGGTATTAGATGTACTAGTAGGTATatacacgtgcaatgcacgtcttaataTAACGGAGTGATTTTggtaaaagaaataaaaaaggtcAAAGATTTGCTAATAGATTCGGGCAAAAAGAAATATAGTGATGTACGAATGCAGATATTAATTAAGTAGGAATTAATATTCGTTCCTCCTGCAAAAGAAAAGAATTAGTACTCATACAAAAACTGTACATTCACATCTAAAACAACTATAGGTTCATGTAGAAAGTTGTATGTTACTCTATTTTCTTTTTCTCCTCATTCTCCTCCCAAACCATCATGCCTGGGCTCAAGTAGTCATGCGCTCAAGCAGCACTGCAGCAAGCCGGCAATATGGCCCATGAGGCACCGCATTTTTTTTATGGGCTTCTTTTCTCTGGAAGGGCCACATGAATGTTCTATAACACAGAAGAGGCAATAGCAGTCTACTGTTCATGGCGAATCCTACTGATCTTAGCCCTTGGATTTTGGGGACCAACAGTTATGATTGATGCTCTAGATCCAATTCAAAactggtacactatatagtagtggAGAAATGCCATCTGGTTTGTTTTAGTAGAAAAGGTAATTATATGTTATCCATATACACATTGATTTAGGATGACATTTACTCACAATGATGTTTCGATGTAATCAAATTAGTAATCACAATCTCATAAACAAACAGTCAGACGCTAAAACTTGATATGGTGCAGGAAGTGAAGAAATTAGACTTCATTCCTACTTCAGTTATGAATTCTAGACTGACTTTGGCTTCTTCGCATGATTTCATTTACCAGGCACCTGCAAGTAATTCCAATGCATAAAGAAACAGGTTCTGAAACGCCATATGTTGCTCTTCATCTTATGACATCCCAAGAAAGGATGGTGCCAGGTCACACGGTGCATGTGGTTTTTGAGTTGTCAATATACAACCATTCAAAAGGAATGTACTGTGGATGCAAAGGTAGTCTCATGGATGTGTTTTTTCAATCACATCCATCATATTGCAGCTACAAATCCATACTCATATGTGTGTCATAAGTTTGGGATATAAATACCATGATTCCACCATCATTACAAGGCAATATTTGTAAATATTGAAATATGATCAAATACAACGTTTTCCCATTAACAAGTCACTTTCTATTTGCTTTGCTGTCAAGTTTCTCTGTAGATCTTCAGGAATGTGTCACATTTGAGACTACTATGGTTCAAAACGGCATACACATGTTCTCTTAAAATTTGATTATCATTATTTGGACGTAAATATTTGGTGCAAGGTTGGTTAGATTATTTGGTAATATTTGCTTCTTGCATACAAGTTGTCGTTCTCTAATCTTCTAAGTTCTAACCTTTACCTAAATGCAGCTGGCTGCAACTTTGATTTCAAGAATGCCCACTCGAAGGAAAATTGCTTGATTCCTCTCCAGGAGCTACTGAACTCATCTGCTTTTCTAGTTGATGATAACTGTGTCTTTGCTGTGGAGATATTAAAAATTGATGCCTCTTCTCCTAAAAAGAAGGCTGTTGTGCTTCAGAAGAAAGCTACCACAGTTCAGAACCTATTTGTCCAGAGGAAGGGGTTTGTCAAAGGGACATACACTTGGACCATGAACAATTTCCTTGAACTGGACTTGAAGTACTTCGTCCGTTCTCCTACATTTGAAGCTGGCGGACAGAAATGGTATACATCTGTTACCACTTAGGCAGTTACATCACAAATGATGTATATAAACAGTGCATGTGTAATCCAACATTTTAGCTTATATGTATCCTTTAGCTTACCATACCTGGTCGGTTCACTAGTTTCATAGTGGAAAGAAGCTTCCTGTTTAATGTTTTATGCCAACGGACATTAGCGATGGCGGGATTTTTGTGGAAGGCAAGGTCCTTGAGATATTCCAACTAGATAGTTTAGCTTGATCTCTAAGCATGAAACCAAACTGTACTTCTAGTATATTTACAGATATGCGGTAGCACATTCCAATTTCAATAGAAAGGGGTTTTGTCATCATGATGTACCGAAATTCAGGAACCAATTTGAAACAATGTAGTACTAAAATCTATGTTGGCATATAAAAATTTCATGGTCATATGTTATGTTGTTTAGGAGATTTTTCCCAGAAATTTTGTTCTCATGTATATATGTGGTATCACTGGTTCTGGTATGTTCTCCCAGAAATTTCATTCTCATGCATATATTTTGTATCACTGGTTCTGGTATGTGTCACATACCATCAATTATTTTGGCAGATTGTTTTTGCTGAACATTGTATTATCTTGTACTGTAGTCATGGTTTGCTTAGATTTTTTGTACAATTTAGTAATACCACGAAGTTGTGTCCAAAGATAATGGCATTCTACACCCAAACTCAGCCACAACTTTCTTATTTCAATAGCTAACCACATTCTGCAAATACATTTTCCGGGGTACTTAATTATATTTTTGTCAACAGGTACATCGGCATGTATCCGCGTGGTGACTTGTACAGCACTGATTGCCTCAGTTTGTACTTATACCTGGATGCCTGGGATGAGCTCCGTCTTGAGTCCAAGAAGGTGGTTGTAATGACTCTGTCCATCCTGGACCAAAAGAATGGGAAGCACTTGACTGTAACTTCAGGTTCAGCTCTCCTTAGCAAGTATCACTGCTATtgatatgtgtgatttaagaagcTAGTGTCTGTAACCTCATTATTATTACAGTTGATCTTACTTTTTTCTTGATCACAGGTCTCTGGGTGTTTACGGGTGGACATGGCTTGGGATGGGCTGATTTCCTTAGACTCAGTCAACTCAAGGACCCTTCTGGAGGCTATGTTGTGGGATCGAGCTGCATTGTGAAGCTAGATGTTTACCTCATGGCCTGATGGAGAGATAATGCTATTTAATCCTAGCTACTAATAACCGGACTTATATATGAGACAATGTTGTGGTAGCAGTACTAAGAACTTGTGGAATGATTAGTAGTAGTAATGAAAGCCGGATTTGAGAAGTGAGATGATTTCACGCATATATATTTCTACGTATATGTGTCGGACAGAAATATGTTACTGGAAGTACTTGTATATGCATGGATGATACAGCTATGTCGTTCTGCTTGCCTCGATTACATGCATGCTGGATTCAGCTGAACACTTTGGTTATCTTTCGCTTGGTTTATGCGGATCATGTCCCCAATagataacaggataggagtctagggagcttatcctCTTTTCTGCCTTACCGGTTGtacttttattttctttgtctttGCTCTGCTTGCGAGCTGTAATACCTTCATGACTTTGGGATACTTCGAGAatttttaataagatggctgcatgcatcattatgatgcagaggccgagggcacgcctccattttcaaaaaaaatgtccCCAATAGATGAACCATGGTTCAATGTAAAGCGCTTTGCGTCTATGGTTTATTTTGAGAAGGAAAAGAGGCTCTTTCCTTTGTCTGCCGTCCATTCGTTTCGAtctccaggaggaggaggaggatcaggGCGTTTAACTTGTCCTGGTCCAAACTAATTTCTCCAGGGGTTTGTTGCGGATAATATAATATCCAAACTAATTTCTCCTTAGAGCTGGGAAGGATTCCgtttttttctccaaaaaaaaaTAGAGAGGAAGGAGTCCCCACGATCACATCCTCCATATAAATGCCCTCGCCCCCTCTCGCCTCCATTCCTCCAGCGTCGACCATCCAAGCCAGGTCTTCCCAGCTCGATCTGCCCCGGAAGCCAGGTCTTTCTCCTCCCTTCCTTCCTGCTCTGCTGACCATGGGAAATCCAGTCATTTATTCGCCCTTCTCCATCTTTTCACCTACCTCTCTGTGGAAAGAACAAACGATTCCCCGAGCAGAGGGTTTTAGGGTTTTTCTAGACCAGGGGGTTTAGGGGGTTTCAGTGCAAATTCCAAGTTCCTGTAAATTTATCTAATTATTTTAGACAAACCGTTTATGTTTATGGAGTGCGATTTTACTTCTTGATCTCTTATTTATTAATTAGTTCGTCGGGGAAATTCTGTCCTCGGCAAAGCTTAGTTTGGCAGCACAGTTTTTGAAAAAACGAAGTATCCTAAAACCATAGTTTTCTTATGTGTGGGGAACAAATACTCTGGTTTTTAAAAACTATAGTTTTTCTCAGTTTTGTCAAGTCCACCGAAGCGTTTGGCTGATCTTATTATGCTGCAGTGATAACTACATGGCCGAATAGCACGTGCTAACTTATCAACACCTAAAAAGCAACATCACCGGATTAATCAGCGTGTGCTAGTGTACGACCGGATTAATCACCTACAGCTACATGGCCATGCACGAGTCAACCTCCTATGTACGAGTGTGCTCCAATGACCAATCTATTTAGCAAGCTAGCTTTGTTCGAGACGTGCAGAAAGTATTCGGCAACCAGTGAATTCATTATAAAATATACAACAGATAGATGAGTCGGCGGCCGCGGCGACTGATTTTCTGATCAGTGCGTAGATGGCGGTGTCAACAAGCTTAGCACTCTCCCAACGACTTTCACTTGGTTCAGTTTTTAAAAAAGAGGTCAGGGCCTTTTTTTAAATACTGCAGAAAAACTACAGTATCAAAGATACCTCAGTATATTAAACTACAGTAATTTTTTAAGCCAAACACTTCAAAGTATTTAATACCAAGGTTTTTTCAGAAACCACAGTATTCCTAAAAAACTTCAAAAATACTTTACTCCCAAACGCACCCGATTGACTTACATCCAAGTGGTAAGTCATTAAGGAATGGTGATTTATGTTTGTGCGGCGTGGTTATTATTTCGTCAAGATTTGCACTACTCTACTTTTGGAGATTACTTACGTGCCTTGTGGTGCTTCCAGAGGAGAGCAGAGGAAGGCTATGGGCAACACCGGGAGTACATGTACGTCTTCTTGGTCCTTTTCTAGTTGAAATTCAGATTGTGCATATTATAAACAGAACACAGATACCAATTACAGTGCTCATTTGTTAAACAAAATCAGGTAAAAAGTACATGAATCGTAGCACTTAATTCTTATGGTCCTACAGTTCTAGGTATGCTGCAGAGAATGAAGTTATTGTCATCGCTATCATCTTTAGTACTGTAACTAGCAAGACGATTAGCTACCGGTGCGGTGATTGCTCTTCGACTGGGCTTGTTGCGGTGGTGGCTCTTGTGCCCCTGTGGTGCTCATGCAACAATCATCGATCGTGATCATGGTCGTCTGATCTGTGCTTTGGCTGCCACCGTGAACGCCCATGGCTGATGACCAAACGCACACTTTTTTTGTGACTCAAAAAGAAGGCATGCTAGATTTCTAGAGAACACATGCATACTTGCTGATTACAAGAAGCATTACTTGCTATATATGTACATGTAGGAAGTACTATGACATGTTCCATTCTACGCTTTTTTGGTCCAAGTGAATCTGTTAAGATTACATGCCTTCACGTATGTACACTGTTTGCATTTTCTGCTCAATGAAAAGATGTTCTGCTGCTTCCATACTGCCCATGGTAGATATTGCAGCCTGTTCTTCTGCAAATGCAAAAGCACATTAATTTTCTGAATGGTGCATACGTTCTTTTCCTTTCCCTGGACTGGTATGTAATTTTGAGTTGCTGCCTTTGTGGAAATTTCAGCTCCTGCAAGCTTAGGAAAGGCTCATGTTCCACATTTACAATGGAAGGTTCATGACTTCTCAGCGCTACTTGAGACAGGAGCCAAGTCAGCAAAATCTGCTCATTTTCACTGCTCCGGGTATAAATGGTATGTATCTTAACTGCAGAAGGATTTTTTacacaattactccctccgttcctaaatataagtctttttagatatatTTCAATAAGAATTACATACggatatatagacatattttagagtgtagattcactcattttgccccGTATATTAGTccgcattgaaatctctaaaaagacttaaatttaggaacggagggagtactatgtgtTACATGCAAATATGATGCTTCTCAGTCTAGCATTATTACTAAACCTTTCATTTTGTTTTTAGTAGACAGAATTGCTATCTGTATATCCATATGCAATACTAATTTAGGACCCAAAAAACACTAATATAGGATGTGAATTGCTCTGGCTAATCATGCTTCTGTGAAGTCAAATTGTCAATCATAATAATTCCATTAACAAACATTTTGGTAGGATGCATGAAGTGAAGAAATCAGATTTCATTCTTACTTCAGTTATGACTACTTCTAGACTGATcatgtttttactttttttttgtCCATCAATTGATTTACCAGGTTCCTGAAAGTGACACCACCAATGCATAATAAACCTGGCGCTGAAACTCCATATGTTGGTCTTTCTCTTAAGCTAGGCCGGACAACCCTGAAGCCGGGTGACACGGTAAATGCCGTGTTTGAGTTATCAGTATACAATCATGCAAAGAAGATATACTGTGGACGCAAAGGTATTTTTTAATTGCTTCTTTGTGCACGTCCAACCTATTACAGTTGGGATTCCCTTCCCTAGTCCTTTGTGACTATGCTATATAAGTTTGAGCTATAATTCTATATTGGGATTTACATTGAACAATGGTACCAACATGGGATTCACTATATTGCTGCCATGTTTGCATATATGCGTAAAGGGTGTGAACGGAGGTTATACATTGTTTGGGGTATGTGCAGCTTACATGCAAGTTTTCACTCACTAATCTTCTAATCTTTAACTGAATGCAGCTAGCCACAATTTTGATTTGAACAATACATGCTCAAAGGATGAATGTTTGATTCCTCTTCAGAAGCTACTAAAATCATCTgcttttctagttgatgatagctgTGTCTTTGGTGTTAAGATATTAAAAATTAAAGTATGTTCTCCTGAAAAGAAGGCTGTTATGGTTCTGAAGAAGGCTACCACACTTCAGAACCTTTTTATCCAGAAGAAAGGGCTCATCAAAGGGACCTACACCTGGACCATGGACAACTACCATGAATTGGACTTGAAGCGCTATGTTTGTTCTCCTACATTTGAAGTTGGTGGACATAAATGGTACTCATATCTTCCATCAGTTACATATAAATGGTTTTTATTAATAATGTGCATGTAACATTAGCCCATTTATCATAAATGTACCATGCCATGTTACATTACTAATTTCGTAGTGGCCGGAAGTACTTCTCCAGTGCTCTATGCCAACATACATTAGGGACACCCAGATGTCTGTGCAACACAAGTTCCATTGTAACTTCAGATATTCCAACTGAATATCTTAGCCTAATTTCCACGAAAGGAACCAATCAACTCTTGTTCTAGTATATTTAGAGACACCCAGaaacacactctgatgcatgacctAACGAGTTACTGAATATTCAGTCTGCAAACTCGATGATTATGTTTTGATTGCCACTCTACATGTCTGTCAACAGGCATGTTGGCATGTATCCGCATGGTTGCAGACACATCACCGGCCACATCTCCTTGTTCTTATACCTGGAGTCCTCGGATAAGCTCTGTTACGAGTCCGGGAAGGTAGTTGAATTGACTCTATCCATCCTAGACCAAAAGAACGGGAAACACTCCACCATCACTTCAGGTTCAGCTCTCCTTAGCAACTATCAGTGACGACTATAATTTGCTACCTCCTGATTTCAGTTGATCTTACTTTTCTGGTGATCGCAGGTCTCTCGGTGTTTGGAGGTGATAGCAGCTGGGGATGGCCCAAGTTCCTTACAGTCAATAGATTCAAGGATCCGTCTCGAGGCTATGTCCTAGGATCGAGATGCCTTGTCAAGGCAGATTTCACTATTGTTGGCTCCAATGATGGCTAGATCTTTAGCTCATGGCCCTTGCatcctactactccctccgttccaaattactcgtcgcagaaatggatgtatctagaactaaaatacatctagatacatccatacctgcgacaagtaattcggaacggagggagtacttgctagtATTGTGTCATATACTTGTTAAGTTTTTGCCATATTGTTTTGGTAGCAGTGCTAACACGACCATCATATGGTGCTAACGACAAACTTAGCACTGTAAGTTGAGAACATGTTAGTTTTATTTCAGGCAGTGTGATGTTAGAAACTACTTCAATACGGATGATGCAATTATTTCGGTTGGCTTATTATCTCGCTAGTACAATTTAAGTTTCTACCATCTCTCCTCACGCCCTGGTCGGCCAAATAGATTTTGGTGTTGGTGCTGTTATTGGAAGAGACATAGGCTTGCTTGTTTGCAAGATAAGTTCAGAGATTGACACTTGTTGTTACATGAACGAGGAATTTAATCATAATATCAGCTACAACTGGAGATGTACAGATTGAATGCTGGAACTCGCCATGGTTGTTACATGGACATGGTAACAAACCAGATGCAAAGCAACAATAAACAATTGCGTCGAcgctttttattttccttttcagaTGAGATGCATTNNNNNNNNNNNNNNNNNNNNNNNNNNNNNNNNNNNNNNNNNNNNNNNNNNNNNNNNNNNNNNNNNNNNNNNNNNNNNNNNNNNNNNNNNNNNNNNNNNNNNNNNNNNNNNNNNNNNNNNNNNNNNNNNNNNNNNNNNNNNNNNNNNNNNNNNNNNNNNNNNNNNNNNNNNNNNNNNNNNNNNNNNNNNNNNNNNNNNNNNNNNNNNNNNNNNNNNNNNNNNNNNNNNNNNNNNNNNNNNNNNNNNNNNNNNNNNNNNNNNNNNNNNNNNNNNNNNNNNNNNNNNNNNNNNNNNNNNNNNNNNNNNNNNNNNNNNNNNNNNNNNNNNNNNNNNNNNN
This DNA window, taken from Triticum aestivum cultivar Chinese Spring chromosome 1D, IWGSC CS RefSeq v2.1, whole genome shotgun sequence, encodes the following:
- the LOC123181157 gene encoding uncharacterized protein, translating into MGNCKSSSRALLGKAHVVPDAEWRMQDFGKTHVPDLEWRIHDFSSLLETGAKSATSATFHCSGYNWHLQVIPMHKETGSETPYVALHLMTSQERMVPGHTVHVVFELSIYNHSKGMYCGCKAGCNFDFKNAHSKENCLIPLQELLNSSAFLVDDNCVFAVEILKIDASSPKKKAVVLQKKATTVQNLFVQRKGFVKGTYTWTMNNFLELDLKYFVRSPTFEAGGQKWYIGMYPRGDLYSTDCLSLYLYLDAWDELRLESKKVVVMTLSILDQKNGKHLTVTSGLWVFTGGHGLGWADFLRLSQLKDPSGGYVVGSSCIVKLDVYLMA
- the LOC123167790 gene encoding uncharacterized protein, with amino-acid sequence MGNTGSTSPASLGKAHVPHLQWKVHDFSALLETGAKSAKSAHFHCSGYKWFLKVTPPMHNKPGAETPYVGLSLKLGRTTLKPGDTVNAVFELSVYNHAKKIYCGRKASHNFDLNNTCSKDECLIPLQKLLKSSAFLVDDSCVFGVKILKIKVCSPEKKAVMVLKKATTLQNLFIQKKGLIKGTYTWTMDNYHELDLKRYVCSPTFEVGGHKWHVGMYPHGCRHITGHISLFLYLESSDKLCYESGKVVELTLSILDQKNGKHSTITSGLSVFGGDSSWGWPKFLTVNRFKDPSRGYVLGSRCLVKADFTIVGSNDG